In Ovis canadensis isolate MfBH-ARS-UI-01 breed Bighorn chromosome 3, ARS-UI_OviCan_v2, whole genome shotgun sequence, one DNA window encodes the following:
- the NCAPH2 gene encoding condensin-2 complex subunit H2 isoform X4, protein MEDVEARFAHLLLPIRDLTRNWEVDVAAQLGEYLEELDQICISFDKGKTTMNFIEAALLIQGSACVYSKKVEYLYSLVYQALDFISGKKQAKQLSSTPEGGTVGDASSRAPQEAEQKFRALDDLSDSCANVDLRDDQVLSGTLIPLLPNALVAPDEMEKNSNPLYSCQGEVLASRKDFRVNTCTPHPRGTFLLEPLGVSLMEALQPWNPKEPGRAEEQPMEVSVCGSLGPALSTSQEPGDAAAGTAPHPQAQSPLPGLLAPEADCLVSLPGSSPDGPAPRGGGVGEDGEDAEGAAEPPEASALEVPMEPLEPRSPEQTAAQPRRCALRERKEAPEPASRLQDTPDPWQGLDPFDSPDSKPFRKGRPYSVPPRVEEAPGQKRKRKGAVKLQDFHQWYLAAYADHTDSRRSRRKGPSFADMEVLYWKHVKEQLETLRKMQRREAAERWLPRAEQGLWPVEEDRLEDSVEDLGAAADDFLEPEEYAEPEGAEPGEEANMEAEALPASLRYEELVQRNVELFVTTSKQDVFVTTSRQELVQETELKQHIRGWEEAIQTLLQEQEEHVPFDIHTYGDQVVSRFSQLNQWCPFAKLVAGQPAFEVCRSMLASLQLANDYTVEITQQPGLEAAVDTMSLRLLTRQRAHQRFQTYAAPSTAQP, encoded by the exons ATGGAGGACGTGGAGGCGCGCTTCGCCCACCTCTTGCTGCCCATCCGCGACCTCACCAGGAACTGGGAGGTGGACGTGGCGGCCCAGCTGGGCGAATATCTTGAGGAG CTAGACCAGATCTGCATCTCTTTTGACAAAGGCAAGACCACAATGAACTTCATCGAGGCAGCGCTGTTGATCCAGGGCTCCGCTTGCGTCTACAGTAAGAAG GTGGAATACCTCTACTCCCTGGTCTACCAGGCTCTCGACTTCATCTCGGGCAAGAA GCAGGCCAAGCAGCTGTCCTCCACGCCGGAAGGCGGGACCGTTGGGGATGCCAGCTCGAGGGCCCCCCAGGAGGCGGAGCAGAAG TTCCGGGCATTGGACGACCTCTCTGACTCCTGTGCTAACGTGGATCTCAGGGATGACCAGGTCCTCAGT GGGACCCTCATCCCCCTCCTGCCCAACGCCCTGGTCGCCCCGGACGAGATGGAGAAGAACAGCAACCCCCTGTACAG CTGTCAGGGGGAGGTCCTGGCCAGCCGGAAGGACTTCAGGGTGAACACGTGCACACCGCACCCCAGAGGCACATTCCTGCTGGAGCCGCTGGGCGTGTCCCTCATGGAGGCCCTGCAGCCGTGGAACCCGAAGG AGCCTGGAAGGGCCGAGGAGCAGCCCATGGAAGTCTCTGTGTGCGGGAGTCTCGGCCCGGCACTCAGCACCTCCCAGGAGCCAG GTGACGCTGCGGCAGGGACGGCACCTCATCCCCAGGCGCAGTCCCCGCTGCCTGGCCTTCTGGCTCCCGAGGCTGACTGTCTCGtgtccctgccaggctcctctccagacGGCCCAGCGCCCAGAGGTGGGGGCGTGGGAGAGGACGGAGAGGATGCAGAAGGGGCGGCAGAGCCCCCTGAGGCCTCAGCACTTGAGGTCCCTATGGAgcccctggagcccaggagccctgAGCAG ACTGCTGCCCAGCCCAGGAGGTGTGCACTCCGGGAGCGGAAGGAGGCCCCGGAGCCCGCATCCAGGCTGCAG GACACCCCAGACCCCTGGCAGGGCCTGGACCCCTTCGACTCTCCAGATTCTAAGCCCTTCAGGAAAG GCAGGCCCTACTCTGTGCCCCCCCGCGTGGAGGAGGCGCCAGGACAGAAGCGTAAGAGGAAGGGTGCCGTCAAGCTGCAGGATTTCCACCAGTGGTACCTGGCCGCCT ATGCCGACCACACAGACAGCAGGAGGTCCCGGCGAAAGGGCCCTTCCTTCGCAG ACATGGAGGTTCTGTACTGGAAGCACGTGAAGGAGCAGCTGGAGACGCTCCGGAAGATGCAGAGGAGGGAG GCGGCTGAGCGGTGGTTGCCGAGGGCTGAGCAGGGGCTGTGGCCTGTGGAGGAGGACCGCCTGGAGGACTCGGTGGAAGACCTGGGCGCCGCAG CAGATGACTTCCTGGAGCCTGAGGAGTACGCAGAGCCCGAAGGGGCAGAGCCCGGGGAAGAGGCAAACATGG AAGCGGAAGCCTTGCCAGCATCTCTGCGCTATGAGGAGCTGGTCCAAAGAAACGTG GAGCTCTTCGTCACCACCTCGAAGCAGGACGTCTTCGTGACCACCTCGAGGCAGGAGCTCGTCCAGGAGACGGAGCTGAAGCAGCAcatcaggggctgggaggaggccaTCCAGACCCTGCTCCAGGAGCAG GAGGAGCACGTGCCCTTTGACATCCACACCTACGGGGACCAGGTGGTCTCCCGGTTCAGCCAGCTCAACCAGTGGTGTCCCTTCGCGAAGCTGGTGGCAGGCCAGCCTGCCTTCGAAGTGTGCCGCTCCATGCTGGCCTCCCTGCAGCTG GCCAATGACTACACAGTGGAGATCACCCAGCAGCCGGGGCTGGAGGCGGCCGTGGACACCATGTCCCTGAGGCTGCTCACACGCCAGCGGGCCCACCAGCGCTTCCAGACCTACGCCGCCCCCTCCACGGCCCAGCCCTGA
- the NCAPH2 gene encoding condensin-2 complex subunit H2 isoform X5 encodes MEDVEARFAHLLLPIRDLTRNWEVDVAAQLGEYLEELDQICISFDKGKTTMNFIEAALLIQGSACVYSKKVEYLYSLVYQALDFISGKKQAKQLSSTPEGGTVGDASSRAPQEAEQKFRALDDLSDSCANVDLRDDQVLSGTLIPLLPNALVAPDEMEKNSNPLYSCQGEVLASRKDFRVNTCTPHPRGTFLLEPLGVSLMEALQPWNPKEPGRAEEQPMEVSVCGSLGPALSTSQEPGDAAAGTAPHPQAQSPLPGLLAPEADCLVSLPGSSPDGPAPRGGGVGEDGEDAEGAAEPPEASALEVPMEPLEPRSPEQTAAQPRRCALRERKEAPEPASRLQDTPDPWQGLDPFDSPDSKPFRKGRPYSVPPRVEEAPGQKRKRKGAVKLQDFHQWYLAAYADHTDSRRSRRKGPSFADMEVLYWKHVKEQLETLRKMQRREAAERWLPRAEQGLWPVEEDRLEDSVEDLGAADDFLEPEEYAEPEGAEPGEEANMEAEALPASLRYEELVQRNVELFVTTSKQDVFVTTSRQELVQETELKQHIRGWEEAIQTLLQEQEEHVPFDIHTYGDQVVSRFSQLNQWCPFAKLVAGQPAFEVCRSMLASLQLANDYTVEITQQPGLEAAVDTMSLRLLTRQRAHQRFQTYAAPSTAQP; translated from the exons ATGGAGGACGTGGAGGCGCGCTTCGCCCACCTCTTGCTGCCCATCCGCGACCTCACCAGGAACTGGGAGGTGGACGTGGCGGCCCAGCTGGGCGAATATCTTGAGGAG CTAGACCAGATCTGCATCTCTTTTGACAAAGGCAAGACCACAATGAACTTCATCGAGGCAGCGCTGTTGATCCAGGGCTCCGCTTGCGTCTACAGTAAGAAG GTGGAATACCTCTACTCCCTGGTCTACCAGGCTCTCGACTTCATCTCGGGCAAGAA GCAGGCCAAGCAGCTGTCCTCCACGCCGGAAGGCGGGACCGTTGGGGATGCCAGCTCGAGGGCCCCCCAGGAGGCGGAGCAGAAG TTCCGGGCATTGGACGACCTCTCTGACTCCTGTGCTAACGTGGATCTCAGGGATGACCAGGTCCTCAGT GGGACCCTCATCCCCCTCCTGCCCAACGCCCTGGTCGCCCCGGACGAGATGGAGAAGAACAGCAACCCCCTGTACAG CTGTCAGGGGGAGGTCCTGGCCAGCCGGAAGGACTTCAGGGTGAACACGTGCACACCGCACCCCAGAGGCACATTCCTGCTGGAGCCGCTGGGCGTGTCCCTCATGGAGGCCCTGCAGCCGTGGAACCCGAAGG AGCCTGGAAGGGCCGAGGAGCAGCCCATGGAAGTCTCTGTGTGCGGGAGTCTCGGCCCGGCACTCAGCACCTCCCAGGAGCCAG GTGACGCTGCGGCAGGGACGGCACCTCATCCCCAGGCGCAGTCCCCGCTGCCTGGCCTTCTGGCTCCCGAGGCTGACTGTCTCGtgtccctgccaggctcctctccagacGGCCCAGCGCCCAGAGGTGGGGGCGTGGGAGAGGACGGAGAGGATGCAGAAGGGGCGGCAGAGCCCCCTGAGGCCTCAGCACTTGAGGTCCCTATGGAgcccctggagcccaggagccctgAGCAG ACTGCTGCCCAGCCCAGGAGGTGTGCACTCCGGGAGCGGAAGGAGGCCCCGGAGCCCGCATCCAGGCTGCAG GACACCCCAGACCCCTGGCAGGGCCTGGACCCCTTCGACTCTCCAGATTCTAAGCCCTTCAGGAAAG GCAGGCCCTACTCTGTGCCCCCCCGCGTGGAGGAGGCGCCAGGACAGAAGCGTAAGAGGAAGGGTGCCGTCAAGCTGCAGGATTTCCACCAGTGGTACCTGGCCGCCT ATGCCGACCACACAGACAGCAGGAGGTCCCGGCGAAAGGGCCCTTCCTTCGCAG ACATGGAGGTTCTGTACTGGAAGCACGTGAAGGAGCAGCTGGAGACGCTCCGGAAGATGCAGAGGAGGGAG GCGGCTGAGCGGTGGTTGCCGAGGGCTGAGCAGGGGCTGTGGCCTGTGGAGGAGGACCGCCTGGAGGACTCGGTGGAAGACCTGGGCGCCGCAG ATGACTTCCTGGAGCCTGAGGAGTACGCAGAGCCCGAAGGGGCAGAGCCCGGGGAAGAGGCAAACATGG AAGCGGAAGCCTTGCCAGCATCTCTGCGCTATGAGGAGCTGGTCCAAAGAAACGTG GAGCTCTTCGTCACCACCTCGAAGCAGGACGTCTTCGTGACCACCTCGAGGCAGGAGCTCGTCCAGGAGACGGAGCTGAAGCAGCAcatcaggggctgggaggaggccaTCCAGACCCTGCTCCAGGAGCAG GAGGAGCACGTGCCCTTTGACATCCACACCTACGGGGACCAGGTGGTCTCCCGGTTCAGCCAGCTCAACCAGTGGTGTCCCTTCGCGAAGCTGGTGGCAGGCCAGCCTGCCTTCGAAGTGTGCCGCTCCATGCTGGCCTCCCTGCAGCTG GCCAATGACTACACAGTGGAGATCACCCAGCAGCCGGGGCTGGAGGCGGCCGTGGACACCATGTCCCTGAGGCTGCTCACACGCCAGCGGGCCCACCAGCGCTTCCAGACCTACGCCGCCCCCTCCACGGCCCAGCCCTGA
- the NCAPH2 gene encoding condensin-2 complex subunit H2 isoform X7 — protein sequence MEDVEARFAHLLLPIRDLTRNWEVDVAAQLGEYLEELDQICISFDKGKTTMNFIEAALLIQGSACVYSKKVEYLYSLVYQALDFISGKKQAKQLSSTPEGGTVGDASSRAPQEAEQKFRALDDLSDSCANVDLRDDQVLSGTLIPLLPNALVAPDEMEKNSNPLYSCQGEVLASRKDFRVNTCTPHPRGTFLLEPLGVSLMEALQPWNPKEPGRAEEQPMEVSVCGSLGPALSTSQEPGSSPDGPAPRGGGVGEDGEDAEGAAEPPEASALEVPMEPLEPRSPEQTAAQPRRCALRERKEAPEPASRLQDTPDPWQGLDPFDSPDSKPFRKGRPYSVPPRVEEAPGQKRKRKGAVKLQDFHQWYLAAYADHTDSRRSRRKGPSFADMEVLYWKHVKEQLETLRKMQRREAAERWLPRAEQGLWPVEEDRLEDSVEDLGAAADDFLEPEEYAEPEGAEPGEEANMEAEALPASLRYEELVQRNVELFVTTSKQDVFVTTSRQELVQETELKQHIRGWEEAIQTLLQEQEEHVPFDIHTYGDQVVSRFSQLNQWCPFAKLVAGQPAFEVCRSMLASLQLANDYTVEITQQPGLEAAVDTMSLRLLTRQRAHQRFQTYAAPSTAQP from the exons ATGGAGGACGTGGAGGCGCGCTTCGCCCACCTCTTGCTGCCCATCCGCGACCTCACCAGGAACTGGGAGGTGGACGTGGCGGCCCAGCTGGGCGAATATCTTGAGGAG CTAGACCAGATCTGCATCTCTTTTGACAAAGGCAAGACCACAATGAACTTCATCGAGGCAGCGCTGTTGATCCAGGGCTCCGCTTGCGTCTACAGTAAGAAG GTGGAATACCTCTACTCCCTGGTCTACCAGGCTCTCGACTTCATCTCGGGCAAGAA GCAGGCCAAGCAGCTGTCCTCCACGCCGGAAGGCGGGACCGTTGGGGATGCCAGCTCGAGGGCCCCCCAGGAGGCGGAGCAGAAG TTCCGGGCATTGGACGACCTCTCTGACTCCTGTGCTAACGTGGATCTCAGGGATGACCAGGTCCTCAGT GGGACCCTCATCCCCCTCCTGCCCAACGCCCTGGTCGCCCCGGACGAGATGGAGAAGAACAGCAACCCCCTGTACAG CTGTCAGGGGGAGGTCCTGGCCAGCCGGAAGGACTTCAGGGTGAACACGTGCACACCGCACCCCAGAGGCACATTCCTGCTGGAGCCGCTGGGCGTGTCCCTCATGGAGGCCCTGCAGCCGTGGAACCCGAAGG AGCCTGGAAGGGCCGAGGAGCAGCCCATGGAAGTCTCTGTGTGCGGGAGTCTCGGCCCGGCACTCAGCACCTCCCAGGAGCCAG gctcctctccagacGGCCCAGCGCCCAGAGGTGGGGGCGTGGGAGAGGACGGAGAGGATGCAGAAGGGGCGGCAGAGCCCCCTGAGGCCTCAGCACTTGAGGTCCCTATGGAgcccctggagcccaggagccctgAGCAG ACTGCTGCCCAGCCCAGGAGGTGTGCACTCCGGGAGCGGAAGGAGGCCCCGGAGCCCGCATCCAGGCTGCAG GACACCCCAGACCCCTGGCAGGGCCTGGACCCCTTCGACTCTCCAGATTCTAAGCCCTTCAGGAAAG GCAGGCCCTACTCTGTGCCCCCCCGCGTGGAGGAGGCGCCAGGACAGAAGCGTAAGAGGAAGGGTGCCGTCAAGCTGCAGGATTTCCACCAGTGGTACCTGGCCGCCT ATGCCGACCACACAGACAGCAGGAGGTCCCGGCGAAAGGGCCCTTCCTTCGCAG ACATGGAGGTTCTGTACTGGAAGCACGTGAAGGAGCAGCTGGAGACGCTCCGGAAGATGCAGAGGAGGGAG GCGGCTGAGCGGTGGTTGCCGAGGGCTGAGCAGGGGCTGTGGCCTGTGGAGGAGGACCGCCTGGAGGACTCGGTGGAAGACCTGGGCGCCGCAG CAGATGACTTCCTGGAGCCTGAGGAGTACGCAGAGCCCGAAGGGGCAGAGCCCGGGGAAGAGGCAAACATGG AAGCGGAAGCCTTGCCAGCATCTCTGCGCTATGAGGAGCTGGTCCAAAGAAACGTG GAGCTCTTCGTCACCACCTCGAAGCAGGACGTCTTCGTGACCACCTCGAGGCAGGAGCTCGTCCAGGAGACGGAGCTGAAGCAGCAcatcaggggctgggaggaggccaTCCAGACCCTGCTCCAGGAGCAG GAGGAGCACGTGCCCTTTGACATCCACACCTACGGGGACCAGGTGGTCTCCCGGTTCAGCCAGCTCAACCAGTGGTGTCCCTTCGCGAAGCTGGTGGCAGGCCAGCCTGCCTTCGAAGTGTGCCGCTCCATGCTGGCCTCCCTGCAGCTG GCCAATGACTACACAGTGGAGATCACCCAGCAGCCGGGGCTGGAGGCGGCCGTGGACACCATGTCCCTGAGGCTGCTCACACGCCAGCGGGCCCACCAGCGCTTCCAGACCTACGCCGCCCCCTCCACGGCCCAGCCCTGA
- the NCAPH2 gene encoding condensin-2 complex subunit H2 isoform X8 produces MEDVEARFAHLLLPIRDLTRNWEVDVAAQLGEYLEELDQICISFDKGKTTMNFIEAALLIQGSACVYSKKVEYLYSLVYQALDFISGKKQAKQLSSTPEGGTVGDASSRAPQEAEQKFRALDDLSDSCANVDLRDDQVLSGTLIPLLPNALVAPDEMEKNSNPLYSCQGEVLASRKDFRVNTCTPHPRGTFLLEPLGVSLMEALQPWNPKEPGRAEEQPMEVSVCGSLGPALSTSQEPGSSPDGPAPRGGGVGEDGEDAEGAAEPPEASALEVPMEPLEPRSPEQTAAQPRRCALRERKEAPEPASRLQDTPDPWQGLDPFDSPDSKPFRKGRPYSVPPRVEEAPGQKRKRKGAVKLQDFHQWYLAAYADHTDSRRSRRKGPSFADMEVLYWKHVKEQLETLRKMQRREAAERWLPRAEQGLWPVEEDRLEDSVEDLGAADDFLEPEEYAEPEGAEPGEEANMEAEALPASLRYEELVQRNVELFVTTSKQDVFVTTSRQELVQETELKQHIRGWEEAIQTLLQEQEEHVPFDIHTYGDQVVSRFSQLNQWCPFAKLVAGQPAFEVCRSMLASLQLANDYTVEITQQPGLEAAVDTMSLRLLTRQRAHQRFQTYAAPSTAQP; encoded by the exons ATGGAGGACGTGGAGGCGCGCTTCGCCCACCTCTTGCTGCCCATCCGCGACCTCACCAGGAACTGGGAGGTGGACGTGGCGGCCCAGCTGGGCGAATATCTTGAGGAG CTAGACCAGATCTGCATCTCTTTTGACAAAGGCAAGACCACAATGAACTTCATCGAGGCAGCGCTGTTGATCCAGGGCTCCGCTTGCGTCTACAGTAAGAAG GTGGAATACCTCTACTCCCTGGTCTACCAGGCTCTCGACTTCATCTCGGGCAAGAA GCAGGCCAAGCAGCTGTCCTCCACGCCGGAAGGCGGGACCGTTGGGGATGCCAGCTCGAGGGCCCCCCAGGAGGCGGAGCAGAAG TTCCGGGCATTGGACGACCTCTCTGACTCCTGTGCTAACGTGGATCTCAGGGATGACCAGGTCCTCAGT GGGACCCTCATCCCCCTCCTGCCCAACGCCCTGGTCGCCCCGGACGAGATGGAGAAGAACAGCAACCCCCTGTACAG CTGTCAGGGGGAGGTCCTGGCCAGCCGGAAGGACTTCAGGGTGAACACGTGCACACCGCACCCCAGAGGCACATTCCTGCTGGAGCCGCTGGGCGTGTCCCTCATGGAGGCCCTGCAGCCGTGGAACCCGAAGG AGCCTGGAAGGGCCGAGGAGCAGCCCATGGAAGTCTCTGTGTGCGGGAGTCTCGGCCCGGCACTCAGCACCTCCCAGGAGCCAG gctcctctccagacGGCCCAGCGCCCAGAGGTGGGGGCGTGGGAGAGGACGGAGAGGATGCAGAAGGGGCGGCAGAGCCCCCTGAGGCCTCAGCACTTGAGGTCCCTATGGAgcccctggagcccaggagccctgAGCAG ACTGCTGCCCAGCCCAGGAGGTGTGCACTCCGGGAGCGGAAGGAGGCCCCGGAGCCCGCATCCAGGCTGCAG GACACCCCAGACCCCTGGCAGGGCCTGGACCCCTTCGACTCTCCAGATTCTAAGCCCTTCAGGAAAG GCAGGCCCTACTCTGTGCCCCCCCGCGTGGAGGAGGCGCCAGGACAGAAGCGTAAGAGGAAGGGTGCCGTCAAGCTGCAGGATTTCCACCAGTGGTACCTGGCCGCCT ATGCCGACCACACAGACAGCAGGAGGTCCCGGCGAAAGGGCCCTTCCTTCGCAG ACATGGAGGTTCTGTACTGGAAGCACGTGAAGGAGCAGCTGGAGACGCTCCGGAAGATGCAGAGGAGGGAG GCGGCTGAGCGGTGGTTGCCGAGGGCTGAGCAGGGGCTGTGGCCTGTGGAGGAGGACCGCCTGGAGGACTCGGTGGAAGACCTGGGCGCCGCAG ATGACTTCCTGGAGCCTGAGGAGTACGCAGAGCCCGAAGGGGCAGAGCCCGGGGAAGAGGCAAACATGG AAGCGGAAGCCTTGCCAGCATCTCTGCGCTATGAGGAGCTGGTCCAAAGAAACGTG GAGCTCTTCGTCACCACCTCGAAGCAGGACGTCTTCGTGACCACCTCGAGGCAGGAGCTCGTCCAGGAGACGGAGCTGAAGCAGCAcatcaggggctgggaggaggccaTCCAGACCCTGCTCCAGGAGCAG GAGGAGCACGTGCCCTTTGACATCCACACCTACGGGGACCAGGTGGTCTCCCGGTTCAGCCAGCTCAACCAGTGGTGTCCCTTCGCGAAGCTGGTGGCAGGCCAGCCTGCCTTCGAAGTGTGCCGCTCCATGCTGGCCTCCCTGCAGCTG GCCAATGACTACACAGTGGAGATCACCCAGCAGCCGGGGCTGGAGGCGGCCGTGGACACCATGTCCCTGAGGCTGCTCACACGCCAGCGGGCCCACCAGCGCTTCCAGACCTACGCCGCCCCCTCCACGGCCCAGCCCTGA
- the NCAPH2 gene encoding condensin-2 complex subunit H2 isoform X1, with product MEDVEARFAHLLLPIRDLTRNWEVDVAAQLGEYLEELDQICISFDKGKTTMNFIEAALLIQGSACVYSKKVEYLYSLVYQALDFISGKKQAKQLSSTPEGGTVGDASSRAPQEAEQKFRALDDLSDSCANVDLRDDQVLSGTLIPLLPNALVAPDEMEKNSNPLYSCQGEVLASRKDFRVNTCTPHPRGTFLLEPLGVSLMEALQPWNPKEPGRAEEQPMEVSVCGSLGPALSTSQEPGDAAAGTAPHPQAQSPLPGLLAPEADCLVSLPGSSPDGPAPRGGGVGEDGEDAEGAAEPPEASALEVPMEPLEPRSPEQTAAQPRRCALRERKEAPEPASRLQDTPDPWQGLDPFDSPDSKPFRKGNAAGMAPGHRGWGLDSPGLSGGWGSTACGHGDGPGLWLCSGTACLPPGRPYSVPPRVEEAPGQKRKRKGAVKLQDFHQWYLAAYADHTDSRRSRRKGPSFADMEVLYWKHVKEQLETLRKMQRREAAERWLPRAEQGLWPVEEDRLEDSVEDLGAAADDFLEPEEYAEPEGAEPGEEANMEAEALPASLRYEELVQRNVELFVTTSKQDVFVTTSRQELVQETELKQHIRGWEEAIQTLLQEQEEHVPFDIHTYGDQVVSRFSQLNQWCPFAKLVAGQPAFEVCRSMLASLQLANDYTVEITQQPGLEAAVDTMSLRLLTRQRAHQRFQTYAAPSTAQP from the exons ATGGAGGACGTGGAGGCGCGCTTCGCCCACCTCTTGCTGCCCATCCGCGACCTCACCAGGAACTGGGAGGTGGACGTGGCGGCCCAGCTGGGCGAATATCTTGAGGAG CTAGACCAGATCTGCATCTCTTTTGACAAAGGCAAGACCACAATGAACTTCATCGAGGCAGCGCTGTTGATCCAGGGCTCCGCTTGCGTCTACAGTAAGAAG GTGGAATACCTCTACTCCCTGGTCTACCAGGCTCTCGACTTCATCTCGGGCAAGAA GCAGGCCAAGCAGCTGTCCTCCACGCCGGAAGGCGGGACCGTTGGGGATGCCAGCTCGAGGGCCCCCCAGGAGGCGGAGCAGAAG TTCCGGGCATTGGACGACCTCTCTGACTCCTGTGCTAACGTGGATCTCAGGGATGACCAGGTCCTCAGT GGGACCCTCATCCCCCTCCTGCCCAACGCCCTGGTCGCCCCGGACGAGATGGAGAAGAACAGCAACCCCCTGTACAG CTGTCAGGGGGAGGTCCTGGCCAGCCGGAAGGACTTCAGGGTGAACACGTGCACACCGCACCCCAGAGGCACATTCCTGCTGGAGCCGCTGGGCGTGTCCCTCATGGAGGCCCTGCAGCCGTGGAACCCGAAGG AGCCTGGAAGGGCCGAGGAGCAGCCCATGGAAGTCTCTGTGTGCGGGAGTCTCGGCCCGGCACTCAGCACCTCCCAGGAGCCAG GTGACGCTGCGGCAGGGACGGCACCTCATCCCCAGGCGCAGTCCCCGCTGCCTGGCCTTCTGGCTCCCGAGGCTGACTGTCTCGtgtccctgccaggctcctctccagacGGCCCAGCGCCCAGAGGTGGGGGCGTGGGAGAGGACGGAGAGGATGCAGAAGGGGCGGCAGAGCCCCCTGAGGCCTCAGCACTTGAGGTCCCTATGGAgcccctggagcccaggagccctgAGCAG ACTGCTGCCCAGCCCAGGAGGTGTGCACTCCGGGAGCGGAAGGAGGCCCCGGAGCCCGCATCCAGGCTGCAG GACACCCCAGACCCCTGGCAGGGCCTGGACCCCTTCGACTCTCCAGATTCTAAGCCCTTCAGGAAAGGTAACGCGGCGGGCATGGCCCCTGGGCaccgggggtgggggctggattCACCCGGCTTGAGTGGAGGTTGGGGCTCCACGGCCTGTGGGCACGGAGATGGCCCTGGGCTGTGGCTGTGCTCCGGGACTGCCTGTCTGCCCCCAGGCAGGCCCTACTCTGTGCCCCCCCGCGTGGAGGAGGCGCCAGGACAGAAGCGTAAGAGGAAGGGTGCCGTCAAGCTGCAGGATTTCCACCAGTGGTACCTGGCCGCCT ATGCCGACCACACAGACAGCAGGAGGTCCCGGCGAAAGGGCCCTTCCTTCGCAG ACATGGAGGTTCTGTACTGGAAGCACGTGAAGGAGCAGCTGGAGACGCTCCGGAAGATGCAGAGGAGGGAG GCGGCTGAGCGGTGGTTGCCGAGGGCTGAGCAGGGGCTGTGGCCTGTGGAGGAGGACCGCCTGGAGGACTCGGTGGAAGACCTGGGCGCCGCAG CAGATGACTTCCTGGAGCCTGAGGAGTACGCAGAGCCCGAAGGGGCAGAGCCCGGGGAAGAGGCAAACATGG AAGCGGAAGCCTTGCCAGCATCTCTGCGCTATGAGGAGCTGGTCCAAAGAAACGTG GAGCTCTTCGTCACCACCTCGAAGCAGGACGTCTTCGTGACCACCTCGAGGCAGGAGCTCGTCCAGGAGACGGAGCTGAAGCAGCAcatcaggggctgggaggaggccaTCCAGACCCTGCTCCAGGAGCAG GAGGAGCACGTGCCCTTTGACATCCACACCTACGGGGACCAGGTGGTCTCCCGGTTCAGCCAGCTCAACCAGTGGTGTCCCTTCGCGAAGCTGGTGGCAGGCCAGCCTGCCTTCGAAGTGTGCCGCTCCATGCTGGCCTCCCTGCAGCTG GCCAATGACTACACAGTGGAGATCACCCAGCAGCCGGGGCTGGAGGCGGCCGTGGACACCATGTCCCTGAGGCTGCTCACACGCCAGCGGGCCCACCAGCGCTTCCAGACCTACGCCGCCCCCTCCACGGCCCAGCCCTGA